In Dama dama isolate Ldn47 chromosome 9, ASM3311817v1, whole genome shotgun sequence, the following proteins share a genomic window:
- the NOTCH3 gene encoding neurogenic locus notch homolog protein 3 — MGPGPRGRRPRRRRPMSPPPPLPSVRTLPLLLLLAGPGAAAPPCLDGSPCVNGGRCTQLPSREAACLCPPGWVGERCQLEDPCHSGPCAGRGVCQSSVVAGTARFTCRCPRGFRGPDCSLPDPCLSSPCAHGARCSVGSDGRYLCSCPPGFQGRSCRSDVDECRVGGPCRHGGTCLNTPGSFRCQCPGGYTGPLCESAAAPCAPSLCRNGGTCRQSGDLTYDCACLPGFEGQNCEVNVDDCPGHRCLNGGTCVDGVNTYNCQCPPEWTGQFCTEDVDECQLQPNACHNGGTCFNTLGGHSCVCVNGWTGESCSQNIDDCATAVCFHGATCHDRVASFYCACPMGKTGLLCHLDDACVSNPCHEDAICDTNPVNGRAICTCPPGFTGGACDQDVDECSIGANPCEHLGRCVNTQGSFLCQCGRGYTGPRCETDVNECLSGPCRNQATCLDRIGQFTCICMAGFTGTYCEVDMDECQSSPCVNGGVCKDRVNGFSCTCPSGFSGAMCQLDVDECASTPCRNGAKCVDQPDGYECRCAEGFEGTVCERNVDDCSPDPCHHGRCVDGIASFSCACAPGYTGMRCESQVDECRSQPCRHGGKCLDLVDKYLCRCPPGTTGVNCEVNTDDCASNPCTFGVCRDGINRYDCVCQPGFTGPLCNVEINECASNPCGEGASCVDGENGFRCLCPPGSLPPLCLPPSHPCAQEPCSHGICHDAPGGFRCVCEPGWSGPQCSQSLTRDACESRPCRAGGTCTSDGMGFRCTCPPGIQGHQCELLSPCTPNPCEHGGYCESAPGQLAVCSCTPGWQGPRCQQDVDECASPSPCGPHGTCTNLAGSFSCTCHEGYSGPSCDQDIDDCDPNPCLNGGSCQDGVGSFSCSCLPGFAGPRCARDVDECLSSPCGSGTCTDHVASFTCTCPPGYGGFRCEQDIPDCSPSSCFNGGTCVDGVNSFTCLCRAGYTGAHCQHETDPCLSRPCMHGGVCTAAHPGFRCACPGGFTGAQCQTLVDWCSRSPCQNGGRCARTGSSFYCLCPPGWSGRLCDIRSLPCREAAAQIGVPTEQLCQAGGQCVDKDSSHYCVCPEGHTGSHCEQEMDPCLAQPCQHGGTCRGYMGGYVCECPAGYTGDSCEDDIDECASQPCQHRGICIDLVAHYLCSCPPGTLGVLCEINEDDCGPGPALDLGPRCLHNGTCVDLVGGFRCTCPPGYTGLRCEGDINECRPGACHAAHTRDCLQDPGGGFRCLCHPGFTGPRCQTILSPCESQPCQHGGQCRPSPGPGGVLLFSCHCIPPFWGPRCERVARSCRELQCPMGVPCQQTVRGPRCACPPGLSGPACRGSRGSPPGAANASCATSPCLHGGSCRPEPLAPFFRCACAPGWAGPRCEVPATMPEVSVAMPEVPEEPACPRAACEAKSGDKNCDRECNSPGCGWDGGDCSLSVSDPWRQCAALQCWLLFNNSRCDPACSSPACLYDNFDCRAGGRERTCNPVYEKYCADHFADGRCDQGCNTEECGWDGLDCAGEVPALLARGVLVLTVLLPPEELLRSSADFLQRLSGILRTSLRFRLDENGQAMVFPYHRPGPGAESRNRRELAPEVIGSVVMLEIDNRLCLQSPENDHCFPDAQSAADYLGALSAVERLDFPYPLRAARGEPVELPEPSVPLLPLLAASGIFLLVLLVLGVMVARRKREHSTLWFPEGFALHKDAAAGHKGRREPVGQDALGMKNMAKGESLMGEVATDWMDTECPEAKRLKVEEPGVGTEDAVDCRQWTQHHLVAADIRVAPAMALTPPQGDADADGMDVNVRGPDGFTPLMLASFCGGALEPIPTEEDEAEDTSASIISDLICQGAQLGARTDRTGETALHLAARYARADAAKRLLDAGADTNAQDHSGRTPLHTAVTADAQGVFQILIRNRSTDLDARMADGSTALILAARLAVEGMVEELIASHADVNAVDELGKSALHWAAAVNNVEATLALLKNGANKDMQDSKEETPLFLAAREGSFEAAKLLLDHFANREITDHLDRLPRDVAQERLHQDIVRLLDQPSGPRSPPGPHGLGPLLCPPGAFLPGLKVAQAGAKKSRRPPGKAGLGPQGTRGRGKKLTLACPGPLADSSVTLSPVDSLDSPRAFGGPPASPGGFPLEGPYAAATATAVSLAQLGGAGRAGLGRQPPGGCVLSLGLLNPVAVPLDWARLPPPAPPGPSFLLPLAPGPQLLNPGNPVSPQERPPPYLAAPGRGEEFPAVAGAHASPPKARFLRVPSEHPYLTPSPESPEHWASPSPPSLSDWSDSTPSPATATGATATAAGSLSAQPLPLSVPGALAQAQTQLGPQPEVTPKRQVLA; from the exons CTGGGTGGGTGAACGATGTCAGCTGGAAGACCCCTGCCATTCCGGCCCCTGTGCTGGCCGTGGTGTCTGCCAGAGCTCGGTGGTGGCGGGGACCGCCCGGTTCACCTGCCGCTGTCCCCGCGGCTTCCGAG GCCCCGACTGCTCCCTGCCAGACCCCTGCCTCAGCAGCCCTTGTGCCCATGGCGCCCGCTGCTCCGTGGGCTCCGATGGCCGCTACCTGTGCTCCTGCCCACCCGGCTTCCAGGGCCGCAGCTGCCGGAGCGACGTGGACGAGTGCCGGGTGGGCGGGCCCTGCCGCCACGGTGGCACCTGCCTCAACACGCCCGGCTCCTTCCGCTGCCAGTGCCCAGGTGGCTACACCGGGCCCCTGTGTGAGAGCGCTGCGGCGCCCTGCGCTCCCTCCCTGTGCCGCAACGGGGGCACCTGCAGGCAGAGTGGCGACCTTACCTATGACTGCGCCTGCCTTCCTG GGTTCGAGGGCCAGAACTGTGAAGTGAATGTGGACGACTGTCCAGGGCACCGGTGTCTAAACGGGGGGACGTGCGTGGATGGTGTCAACACCTACAACTGCCAGTGCCCTCCGGAGTGGACAG GCCAGTTCTGTACGGAGGACGTGGACGAGTGTCAGCTGCAGCCCAACGCTTGCCACAACGGGGGCACCTGCTTCAACACACTGGGTGGCCACAGTTGTGTATGTGTCAATGGCTGGACGGGTGAGAGCTGCAGTCAGAACATTGATGACTGTGCCACGGCTGTGTGCTTCCACGGGGCCACTTGCCACGACCGTGTGGCCTCTTTTTACTGTGCCTGCCCCATGGGCAAAACTG GGCTTTTGTGTCATCTGGACGATGCTTGTGTCAGCAACCCCTGTCACGAGGATGCTATCTGTGACACGAACCCGGTCAATGGCCGGGCCATCTGTACCTGTCCACCGGGTTTCACAGGCGGAGCTTGCGACCAGGACGTGGACGAGTGTTCCATTG GTGCCAACCCTTGTGAGCACCTGGGCCGGTGTGTGAACACACAGGGCTCATTCCTATGCCAGTGCGGCCGTGGCTACACTGGCCCGCGCTGTGAGACCGATGTCAATGAATGCCTGTCAGGACCCTGCCGCAACCAGGCCACGTGTCTGGACCGCATAGGCCAGTTTACCTGCATCTGCATGGCAG GTTTCACCGGCACCTATTGTGAGGTGGACATGGATGAGTGTCAGAGCAGCCCGTGTGTGAACGGTGGGGTCTGCAAGGACAGAGTCAATGGCTTCAGCTGCACGTGCCCCTCGG GCTTCAGTGGGGCCATGTGTCAGCTGGATGTGGATGAGTGCGCCAGCACACCCTGCCGGAACGGAGCCAAGTGCGTGGACCAGCCAGATGGCTACGAGTGCCGCTGCGCAGAGG GCTTCGAGGGCACAGTGTGTGAGCGCAACGTGGATGACTGCTCGCCAGACCCTTGCCACCACGGGCGCTGTGTGGACGGCATCGCCAGTTTCTCGTGCGCCTGTGCCCCGGGCTACACCGGCATGCGCTGTGAAAGCCAGGTGGATGAATGCCGAAGCCAGCCCTGCCGACACGGAGGCAAATGCCTAGACCTGGTGGACAAATACCTCTGCCGCTGCCCTCCTGGCACCACAG GTGTGAACTGCGAGGTGAACACTGATGATTGTGCTAGCAACCCCTGCACCTTTGGAGTCTGCCGGGACGGCATCAACCGCTATGATTGTGTCTGCCAGCCTGGATTCACAG GGCCCCTCTGCAACGTGGAGATCAACGAGTGTGCGTCCAACCCCTGCGGCGAGGGAGCCTCCTGCGTGGATGGTGAAAATGGCTTCCGATGCCTCTGCCCACCTGGCTCCCTGCCCCCGCTCTGCCTTCCCCCAAGCCATCCTTGCGCCCAGGAACCCTGCAGTCATGGCATCTGCCACGATGCGCCTGGAGG GTTCCGCTGTGTGTGTGAACCTGGCTGGAGTGGCCCTCAGTGCAGTCAGAGCCTCACTCGAGATGCCTGTGAATCCCGTCCCTGCCGGGCAGGCGGCACCTGCACCAGTGATGGAATGGGCTTCCGCTGCACCTGTCCCCCTGGTATCCAGG GCCATCAGTGTGAGCTGCTGTCCCCCTGCACCCCGAATCCCTGTGAGCATGGGGGCTACTGTGAGTCTGCTCCTGGCCAGCTGGCTGTCTGCTCCTGCACCCCTGGTTGGCAAG gcccacgATGTCAGCAGGATGTGGATGAGTGTGCCAGCCCCTCACCCTGTGGTCCCCATGGTACCTGCACCAACCTGGCAGGGAGTTTCAGCTGTACCTGCCATGAGGGCTACAGTGGCCCTTCCTGTGATCAGGACATCGATGACTGTGACCCCA ACCCCTGCCTGAATGGTGGCTCATGTCAGGACGGAGTGGGCTCCTTTTCCTGCTCCTGCCTCCCTGGCTTTGCTGGCCCCCGCTGCGCCCGAGACGTGGACGAATGTCTGAGCAGCCCCTGCGGCTCAGGCACCTGCACAGACCACGTGGCCTCCTTCACCTGCACTTGCCCGCCCGGTTATGGCGGCTTCCGCTGCGAGCAGGACATCCCCGACTGCAGTCCCAG CTCCTGCTTCAATGGAGGGACCTGCGTGGATGGTGTGAACTCCTTCACCTGCCTGTGCCGCGCGGGCTACACTGGCGCACACTGCCAGCATGAGACGGACCCTTGCCTCTCGCGGCCCTGCATGCACGGGGGCGTCTGCACTGCCGCCCACCCCGGCTTCCGCTGCGCCTGCCCAGGGGGCTTCACCGGCGCTCAGTGCCAG ACGCTGGTGGACTGGTGCAGCCGCTCGCCCTGTCAGAATGGGGGTCGCTGTGCCCGGACAGGGTCCTCTTTCTACTGCCTTTGCCCCCCGGGGTGGAGCGGCCGCCTATGTGACATCCGGAGCCTGCCCTGCAGAGAGGCTGCAGCCCAAATCG GGGTGCCCACGGAGCAGCTGTGTCAGGCGGGTGGGCAGTGTGTGGACAAGGACAGCTCCCACTACTGTGTGTGCCCAGAGGGCCACACCGGCAGCCACTGTGAGCAGGAGATGGACCCCTGCTTGGCTCAGCCCTGCCAGCATGGGGGCACCTGCCGAGGCTACATGGGCGGTTATGTGTGCGAG TGTCCAGCCGGCTACACTGGTGACAGTTGTGAGGATGATATAGACGAGTGtgcctcccagccctgccagcaTAGGGGCATCTGCATTGACCTCGTGGCCCACTATCTCTGCTCCTGTCCCCCAGGAACGCTGG GCGTGCTCTGCGAGATTAATGAGGATGACTGTGGCCCAGGCCCAGCCCTCGACCTGGGGCCTCGGTGCCTGCACAATGGTACCTGCGTGGACCTGGTGGGTGGGTTCCGCTGCACCTGCCCCCCAGGATACACTGGCCTGCGCTGTGAGGGGGACATCAATGAGTGTCGCCCAGGTGCCTGCCACGCGGCGCATACCCGGGACTGCCTGCAGGACCCAGGTGGGGGCTTCCGCTGCCTGTGTCACCCTGGCTTCACAG GTCCCCGCTGTCAGACTATCTTGTCTCCCTGTGAGTCTCAGCCTTGTCAGCACGGAGGCCAGTGCCGTCCCAGCCCCGGCCCTGGGGGTGTGCTGCTTTTCTCTTGCCACTGCATCCCG CCGTTCTGGGGCCCGCGTTGCGAGCGGGTGGCACGCTCCTGCCGGGAGCTGCAGTGCCCAATGGGTGTCCCGTGTCAGCAGACGGTCCGTGGACCGCGCTGCGCCTGCCCCCCGGGGCTGTCGGGTCCCGCCTGCAGGGGTTCCCGGGGGTCGCCCCCCGGGGCCGCCAACGCCAGTTGCGCGACCTCTCCCTGCCTCCACGGGGGCTCCTGCCGCCCGGAGCCGCTCGCGCCCTTCTTCCGCTGCGCTTGCGCGCCAGGCTGGGCCGGGCCGCGCTGCGAGGTGCCCGCGACGATGCCCGAGGTATCCGTGGCGATGCCCGAGGTCCCGGAGGAGCCGGCGTGCCCGAGAGCCGCCTGCGAGGCCAAGAGCGGTGACAAGAACTGCGACCGCGAGTGCAACAGCCCCGGCTGCGGCTGGGACGGAGGCGACTGCTCGCTGAGCGTGAGCGACCCCTGGCGGCAGTGCGCGGCGCTGCAGTGCTGGCTCCTGTTCAACAACAGCCGCTGCGACCCCGCCTGCAGCTCGCCCGCCTGCCTCTACGACAACTTCGACTGCCGCGCCGGCGGCCGCGAGCGCACCTGCAA CCCAGTGTATGAGAAGTACTGCGCCGACCACTTCGCTGACGGCCGCTGCGACCAGGGCTGCAACACGGAGGAGTGCGGCTGGGACGGCCTGGACTGTGCGGGTGAGGTGCCGGCGCTGCTGGCCCGCGGCGTCCTGGTGCTCACAGTGCTGCTGCCGCCGGAGGAGCTGCTGCGCTCCAGCGCCGACTTCCTGCAGCGGCTCAGCGGCATCCTGCGCACCTCGCTGCGCTTCCGTCTGGACGAGAACGGTCAGGCCATGGTCTTCCCTTACCATCGGCCCGGGCCTGGCGCTGAGTCCCGGAACCGGCGGGAGCTGGCCCCCGAGGTGATCGG CTCTGTAGTGATGCTGGAGATTGACAACCGGCTGTGCCTGCAGTCGCCCGAGAATGACCACTGTTTCCCTGACGCTCAGAGCGCGGCGGACTATTTGGGAGCGTTGTCGGCGGTGGAGCGCCTTGACTTCCCCTACCCACTGCGGGCGGCGCGGG GGGAGCCGGTGGAGCTGCCGGAACCAAGCGTGCCGCTGTTACCGCTGCTGGCGGCCAGCGGCATCTTCCTGTTGGTCCTCCTGGTCCTCGGCGTCATGGTGGCCCGCCGCAAGCGTGAGCACAGCACCCTCTGGTTCCCCGAGGGCTTCGCGCTGCACAAGGACGCGGCCGCGGGACACAAGGGCCGGCGGGAACCCGTGGGCCAAGACGCGCTGGGCATGAA GAACATGGCCAAGGGTGAGAGTCTGATGGGGGAGGTGgccaccgactggatggacacaGAGTGCCCGGAGGCCAAGCGACTGAAG gtggaggagcctggtgtggggaCTGAGGACGCTGTGGATTGCCGCCAGTGGACTCAACACCACCTGGTTGCCGCCGACATCCGCGTGGCACCAGCCATGGCCTTGACACCACCGCAGGGCGATGCAGATGCGGATGGCATGGATGTCAACGTGCGTGGTCCAG ATGGCTTCACCCCTCTAATGCTGGCCTCCTTCTGCGGGGGAGCCCTGGAGCCAATCCCAACCGAGGAGGACGAGGCAGAAGACACATCAGCCAGCATCATCTCAGACCTGATCTGCCAGGGGGCACAGCTTGGGGCTCGGACCGACCGTACTGGCGAGACGGCCCTGCACCTGGCTGCCCGCTATGCCCGGGCTGACGCGGCCAAGCGGCTGCTGGATGCTGGGGCAGACACCAAtgcccaggatcactctggccgcACCCCCCTGCACACAGCTGTCACTGCCGATGCCCAGGGCGTCTTCCAG ATTCTCATCCGGAACCGCTCTACAGACCTGGATGCTCGCATGGCAGACGGCTCCACGGCACTGATCCTGGCAGCCCGCCTGGCGGTGGAGGGCATGGTGGAAGAGCTCATCGCCAGCCACGCTGATGTCAATGCTGTGGATGAGCTCG GAAAATCGGCCTTACACTGGGCTGCAGCTGTCAACAACGTGGAGGCCACCTTGGCTCTGCTCAAAAACGGAGCCAACAAGGACATGCAGGATAGCAAG GAAGAGACTCCATTGTTCCTGGCCGCCCGGGAGGGCAGCTTCGAGGCGGCCAAGCTGCTGCTGGACCACTTTGCCAACCGGGAGATCACAGACCACCTGGACAGGCTGCCCCGGGACGTGGCCCAGGAGAGGCTGCACCAGGACATCGTGCGCTTGCTGGACCAGCCCAGCGGGCCCCGCAGCCCGCCTGGCCCGCACGGCCTGGGGCCCTTGCTCTGCCCGCCCGGGGCCTTCCTCCCCGGCCTCAAGGTGGCGCAGGCCGGGGCCAAGAAGAGCCGGAGGCCCCCAGGGAAGGCGGGGCTGGGGCCGCAGGGCACCCGGGGGCGGGGCAAGAAGCTGACGCTGGCCTGCCCGGGGCCCTTGGCCGACAGCTCGGTCACGCTCTCGCCCGTGGACTCGCTGGACTCCCCGCGGGCCTTTGGCGGGCCCCCCGCGTCCCCTGGCGGCTTCCCACTCGAGGGGCCCTACGCGGCCGCCACGGCCACGGCCGTGTCTCTGGCGCAGCTGGGTGGCGCGGGCCGGGCAGGTCTAGGGCGCCAGCCCCCTGGGGGCTGCGTGCTCAGCCTGGGCTTGTTGAACCCCGTGGCCGTACCCCTCGACTGGGCCCGGCTGCCCCCACCcgcccctccaggcccctcctTCCTGCTGCCGCTGGCCCCAGGACCCCAGCTGCTGAACCCCGGGAATCCCGTGTCCCCCCAGGAGCGGCCCCCGCCCTACCTGGCCGCCCCAGGACGCGGCGAGGAGTTCCCTGCAGTGGCTGGGGCCCACGCCAGCCCCCCCAAGGCCCGCTTCCTGCGGGTCCCCAGCGAGCACCCTTACTTAACCCCATCCCCCGAGTCCCCCGAGCACtgggccagcccctccccgccctcACTCTCGGACTGGTCTGACTCCACGCCCAGCCCGGCCACTGCCACCGGGGCCACGGCCACAGCTGCTGGGTCGCTGTCGGCCCAGCCGCTCCCCCTGTCGGTCCCTGGCGCTCTTGCTCAGGCCCAGACCCAGCTAGGGCCCCAGCCTGAAGTCACCCCCAAGAGGCAAGTGTTGGCCTGA